The Etheostoma spectabile isolate EspeVRDwgs_2016 chromosome 23, UIUC_Espe_1.0, whole genome shotgun sequence genome includes a window with the following:
- the LOC116673173 gene encoding protein mono-ADP-ribosyltransferase PARP11 isoform X1 yields the protein MPSQPWLKNISLTLDLAMLAIRSSEEESTEIEEMDTSEPNWCWFYLAECGVWHMFEIDPSAACSVTSSQIEQCYNRNQRGVMEFYTAKYTYRLDFSVMRQINVTTGKQRPIKRSLHSATGFRFICDNLALPVPCHWERINTDEPYQLIQLGRDTYEFKEVARLYERTMDHPIKSIQRIQNLDLWEFFCRKKTQLRKVKRTLDIEERMLFHGTGHSNIQAICTFNFDWRLTGSHGDVYGKGSYFARDAKYSSKFCHTTGKHHTTLQRHGLAPPIFASEPSYKTMFLARVLVGEYTVGHAMYCRPPSKDASFTNFYDSCVDDMANPKIYVIFDSNQIYPEYLIEFY from the exons ATGCCATCACAACCATGGCTTAAAAACATCTCCTTGACGTTAG ATTTAGCTATGTTAGCCATCAGGTCGTCGGAGGAGGAGTCCACAGAGATTGAGGAGATGGACACCTCAGAGCCCAACTGGTGCTGGTTCTACTTGGCTGAGTGTGGAGTGTGGCATATGTTTGAG ATTGATCCAAGCGCAGCCTGCTCTGTGACTAGTTCTCAGATTGAGCAGTGCTACAACAGAAACCAACGAGGTGTCATGGAATTCTACACAGCCAAGTACACCTACAGACTGGACTTCTCAG TGATGCGACAGATAAATGTAACGACAGGGAAGCAGCGGCCAATCAAACGCTCCCTCCACTCTGCAACTGGCTTCAG GTTTATTTGTGATAATCTGGCCCTGCCTGTTCCGTGTCATTGGGAGAGAATCAATACAGACGAGCCCTATCAG CTCATCCAGCTGGGAAGAGACACCTATGAATTTAAAGAAGTCGCCAGACTGTATGAAAGGACGATGGATCATCCAATCAAATCTATCCAGAGGATTCAGAACCTGGACTTATGGGAATTCTTCTGCAG GAAGAAAACACAGTTACGAAAAGTCAAGCGCACATTGGATATTGAGGAGCGAATGCTGTTTCATGGCACGGGACACAGCAACATACAAGCTATATGTACATTTAACTTTGACTGGCGGCTGACAGGAAGCCATGGCGATGTCTATGGCAAAG GGAGCTACTTTGCCCGGGATGCCAAATACTCCAGTAAATTCTGTCACACCACTGGGAAGCACCACACCACGCTGCAGAGACACGGACTCGCCCCACCGATATTTGCAAGCGAGCCATCCTACAAGACCATGTTCCTGGCCAGAGTGCTTGTCGGAGAATATACAGTCGGTCATGCTATGTACTGCAGACCGCCCTCCAAGGATGCCAGCTTCACCAACTTTTACGATAGTTGTGTGGACGATATGGCCAATCCAAAGATTTATGTCATTTTTGACAGCAATCAGATTTACCCAGAGTATCTGATTGAGTTCTACTGA
- the LOC116673173 gene encoding protein mono-ADP-ribosyltransferase PARP11 isoform X3 produces MEFYTAKYTYRLDFSVMRQINVTTGKQRPIKRSLHSATGFRFICDNLALPVPCHWERINTDEPYQLIQLGRDTYEFKEVARLYERTMDHPIKSIQRIQNLDLWEFFCRKKTQLRKVKRTLDIEERMLFHGTGHSNIQAICTFNFDWRLTGSHGDVYGKGSYFARDAKYSSKFCHTTGKHHTTLQRHGLAPPIFASEPSYKTMFLARVLVGEYTVGHAMYCRPPSKDASFTNFYDSCVDDMANPKIYVIFDSNQIYPEYLIEFY; encoded by the exons ATGGAATTCTACACAGCCAAGTACACCTACAGACTGGACTTCTCAG TGATGCGACAGATAAATGTAACGACAGGGAAGCAGCGGCCAATCAAACGCTCCCTCCACTCTGCAACTGGCTTCAG GTTTATTTGTGATAATCTGGCCCTGCCTGTTCCGTGTCATTGGGAGAGAATCAATACAGACGAGCCCTATCAG CTCATCCAGCTGGGAAGAGACACCTATGAATTTAAAGAAGTCGCCAGACTGTATGAAAGGACGATGGATCATCCAATCAAATCTATCCAGAGGATTCAGAACCTGGACTTATGGGAATTCTTCTGCAG GAAGAAAACACAGTTACGAAAAGTCAAGCGCACATTGGATATTGAGGAGCGAATGCTGTTTCATGGCACGGGACACAGCAACATACAAGCTATATGTACATTTAACTTTGACTGGCGGCTGACAGGAAGCCATGGCGATGTCTATGGCAAAG GGAGCTACTTTGCCCGGGATGCCAAATACTCCAGTAAATTCTGTCACACCACTGGGAAGCACCACACCACGCTGCAGAGACACGGACTCGCCCCACCGATATTTGCAAGCGAGCCATCCTACAAGACCATGTTCCTGGCCAGAGTGCTTGTCGGAGAATATACAGTCGGTCATGCTATGTACTGCAGACCGCCCTCCAAGGATGCCAGCTTCACCAACTTTTACGATAGTTGTGTGGACGATATGGCCAATCCAAAGATTTATGTCATTTTTGACAGCAATCAGATTTACCCAGAGTATCTGATTGAGTTCTACTGA
- the LOC116673175 gene encoding protein mono-ADP-ribosyltransferase PARP11: MTMWGNEEVEYMDTAETTWCWYYLADCGRWHRFEDDPDNPLRSENIENDYKRNSNAVLNTYSLSCHSKIDFAAMLQTDSATGRQRRIQRGYNIERSCSCFSAPPVFWEKVDPTCPYQLIALSELSPEYQTVAAYIKTEGLLDKSIVSISRIQNFDLWDIYCRKKKQLMRIQGVKEIQERRLFHGTKIVNVDSICKYNFDLGLSGQHGNLYGRGIYFARHASYADNYSAASRDPLPLYGGETRGVQGENTKIIFLARVIIGKSTSGTSHFQKPDHGSSEQSHQSCVDDVKHPKIFVIFDPNQIYPEYLIQYR, translated from the exons atgACAATGTGGGGCAATGAAGAAGTGGAATACATGGACACAGCAGAAACCACATGGTGTTGGTATTACCTGGCAGACTGTGGAAGGTGGCACAGATTTGAg GATGACCCCGATAACCCCCTGAGAAGTGAGAATATTGAAAATGATTACAAAAGAAACTCAAACGCGGTGTTAAATACATATTCACTCAGTTGCCACAGCAAGATCGATTTTGCAg CAATGTTACAGACTGACAGTGCAACAGGAAGGCAAAGAAGAATCCAGCGGGGCTACAACATTGAGAGAAG TTGCTCCTGCTTCAGTGCTCCTCCTGTCTTTTGGGAAAAGGTTGACCCCACCTGTCCATATCAG ttaattGCTCTGAGTGAACTCAGCCCTGAGTATCAGACTGTGGCAGCTTATATAAAGACAGAAGGGCTGTTGGACAAATCCATTGTATCAATCAGCCGGATACAAAATTTTGACCTATGGGACATATATTGTCG GAAAAAGAAGCAGTTAATGAGAATCCAAGGTGTCAAAGAAATTCAGGAGAGGAGACTCTTTCACGGGACCAAAATCGTAAATGTAGACAGCATTTGCAAGTATAACTTTGATTTAGGATTATCTGGACAACACGGCAATTTATATGGCAGAG gaaTATATTTTGCAAGACACGCATCATATGCAGACAACTACAGCGCTGCCAGCAGGGATCCACTGCCGCTGTATGGCGGGGAAACGCGAGGTGTTCAGGGGGAAAATACTAAGATTATATTTTTGGCTCGGGTGATTATCGGGAAGTCCACTTCTGGAACTTCTCATTTCCAAAAACCTGATCATGGAAGTTCTGAACAATCTCATCAGAGCTGTGTGGATGATGTCAAACATCctaaaatatttgttatttttgatCCAAATCAAATATATCCAGAGTATTTGATTCAGTACAGATGA
- the LOC116673173 gene encoding protein mono-ADP-ribosyltransferase PARP11 isoform X2, with product MLAIRSSEEESTEIEEMDTSEPNWCWFYLAECGVWHMFEIDPSAACSVTSSQIEQCYNRNQRGVMEFYTAKYTYRLDFSVMRQINVTTGKQRPIKRSLHSATGFRFICDNLALPVPCHWERINTDEPYQLIQLGRDTYEFKEVARLYERTMDHPIKSIQRIQNLDLWEFFCRKKTQLRKVKRTLDIEERMLFHGTGHSNIQAICTFNFDWRLTGSHGDVYGKGSYFARDAKYSSKFCHTTGKHHTTLQRHGLAPPIFASEPSYKTMFLARVLVGEYTVGHAMYCRPPSKDASFTNFYDSCVDDMANPKIYVIFDSNQIYPEYLIEFY from the exons ATGTTAGCCATCAGGTCGTCGGAGGAGGAGTCCACAGAGATTGAGGAGATGGACACCTCAGAGCCCAACTGGTGCTGGTTCTACTTGGCTGAGTGTGGAGTGTGGCATATGTTTGAG ATTGATCCAAGCGCAGCCTGCTCTGTGACTAGTTCTCAGATTGAGCAGTGCTACAACAGAAACCAACGAGGTGTCATGGAATTCTACACAGCCAAGTACACCTACAGACTGGACTTCTCAG TGATGCGACAGATAAATGTAACGACAGGGAAGCAGCGGCCAATCAAACGCTCCCTCCACTCTGCAACTGGCTTCAG GTTTATTTGTGATAATCTGGCCCTGCCTGTTCCGTGTCATTGGGAGAGAATCAATACAGACGAGCCCTATCAG CTCATCCAGCTGGGAAGAGACACCTATGAATTTAAAGAAGTCGCCAGACTGTATGAAAGGACGATGGATCATCCAATCAAATCTATCCAGAGGATTCAGAACCTGGACTTATGGGAATTCTTCTGCAG GAAGAAAACACAGTTACGAAAAGTCAAGCGCACATTGGATATTGAGGAGCGAATGCTGTTTCATGGCACGGGACACAGCAACATACAAGCTATATGTACATTTAACTTTGACTGGCGGCTGACAGGAAGCCATGGCGATGTCTATGGCAAAG GGAGCTACTTTGCCCGGGATGCCAAATACTCCAGTAAATTCTGTCACACCACTGGGAAGCACCACACCACGCTGCAGAGACACGGACTCGCCCCACCGATATTTGCAAGCGAGCCATCCTACAAGACCATGTTCCTGGCCAGAGTGCTTGTCGGAGAATATACAGTCGGTCATGCTATGTACTGCAGACCGCCCTCCAAGGATGCCAGCTTCACCAACTTTTACGATAGTTGTGTGGACGATATGGCCAATCCAAAGATTTATGTCATTTTTGACAGCAATCAGATTTACCCAGAGTATCTGATTGAGTTCTACTGA